DNA from Brachyspira aalborgi:
ATAAAATTGCAAGTTCCGTTTAATATTCCGTAAACCGATTCTATTTTATCCGAAACCAAACTTTCTTTAAGCGCTTTTATTATAGGAACTGCGCCCGCAACCGAAGCTTCAAAAGCTATGTCGGTTTTTCTATTTGCCACAATCTCCGAAAAACAATTTGCAAGCAAAGCTTTATTTGCCGTAACGACTCCTTTTTTCGCTTCCATTATTAAAGTTTTAGCCGTATCCATTCCGCCCAAAACTTCTATAATTATATCGATTTCTTTATCGTTTAATATATCGTTTAAATCTTTAGTTTTTATTTCTATAGAATCAAGATATTTGTCGTTTTTTACTTTATCTATATTTCTACTAAAAACGGTTTTTATTTTTAATTTTATTCCCGTTCTTTTCTCTATAGTTTGATTATTTTCGATAATAGTTTTTACCGTATCTTTTCCGACATGTCCGTAGCCTGCGACAGCTATCTTAAATTCTTTTTTATTCATTTTTTCTATATTCCCATTTTAATAAAACCGCGTTCTTCAAAATATTCTTCTTTTTCATCGTATAAAACTACGGTTTTGTCGCTTATAGAATCTTTAGCCGAACGAACGAAAAATTCCAATCTGTTAATCGTATTTACTTCGCTTGCTCCAGCGTCCATATCCAAATAAAGAAGATTCAAATCGGGATATCTCGTTTTTAATCTCGTTTCAATTCCTCTCGCTATAATATGATTTGCAATACAACCGAAAGGCTGTAAACAAAGCACATTATTAACGCCTTCTTCGGCAAAAGTCGCTATCTCTCCTGGCAAAAGCCAAGCCTCGCCAAATTGATTCGTCAAAGAAATAATTTTTGAAGCGTTTTCGGCTATATGTCTTATATGATGAGCGGGACGAAAACCTTTAAATTTTGACATAATTTGATTTATAGAGTCTATTCTCGCGTCAATAAGTTTTTCGGATAATTTAGAACCGTAATAACCTAAAAACGAAACTTCTCTCGCATGTTTTTCTTTATTTACCTGCTCGCTTATAACTTTTTGAACGAAGAAATCGAATACAGGCGGAACTATAACTTCCACTCCTTTAGCCATAAGCCAATCGCAAACATCTCCGTTGGCAAAATTATTGTATTTAACATATATCTCGCCGACTAATCCAGCTTTAGGCAAATATAAATCTTTAGTTTCAATAGCGTTAAACTCTACAACGGCTTGCTTTAATAATTTATCGGTAGCTTTAAGAGAAAAATCTTTTGGATGCAAGGCTATATATTTATTTGCCAAAGCTAAAGCCTCTCCTTTTTTTGTCTCTCTAACCGCCGTGTAATAATACATTGTAGAAATAGCGTCCGCATAAGGCATAGCGACAATTCCCTCTTTCATCATATCCATTTTTGAAAGCTCGAATCCAGGCTGGTCGTTTATAACCGTCAAACCAACCGTTACTACTGGAACATCTGGATAGCCCGCGTTTATCAATCCTCTTTTTATTAAAGAAGCGTAATTACTTGCTCGGCATTGTCCTCCCGTTTGAGAAATTCCCGCCGCAATTTTATCCGTATCATATTTTCCGCTTTGAACCGCTCTTATTATATCGCCTATAACTATTGTAGCGGGATAACAAATATCCTGATTTGCATATCTTAATCCCAATTCTACAGATTCAATATCTGGGTCAGGCAAAGATATCGTTTCATAACCGCTCCTTTCAAGCAAAGTTAGAATCATTGGGTCGTAAAAATAACCGAATTTAGGAACGAGTATTTTTCTTTTTTCATTCTTTTCGTATCTTTTAATATATGTTCTTTCTGGTTTTTCTCTATAAACAAAATTGCCTTTCATTTTCATGCTTTCTATCATAGAGCGAATTCTTAATCTTATACTTCCTGGACTTGATATTTCATCTACTTTAATTAAAGTTGGATTTTTACCATAAGAATTTAATATTGATTTTATCTCGTCCGAAGTAGTGGCATCTGGTCCGCAACCAAAACTATTTATTTGAATTACTTCAAGTTTTAAGTCTTTTTGAGCCGCCGCCCATAAAGCAGCCTTAAACATTTTATTAGGATAAGACCATTGAGTTAAAACTTGAACATCGGCAAGAGATTGGTCTATATCTAAACCGTCTTCAGTCAAAACATTTATTCCGAAAGACGCTATAGTTTCGGGTATTTTATGATTTATTAAAGGGTCTATATGATAAGGACGACTTACTATAAGAATTGTCGGAGTTTGAGTCTCTTTAGCATATTTTATTATTTTTTCGCCTTCTTTTTTCAATTCTTCTTTTACTCTAACTTGCTCTTTTAAAGCCTTTTTAAACGCTTTGTCAAAATCTTTTTTATCTATTGCCAAAATATTAACGAAATAGGCTTTGCATCCTTTATATAATAAATCTTCATTTAAAAAACTTATTATTGGAGCGTCAAAAGGAATGCCGAATTTTGTTAGCGGACTTATAGAACTATCTATAACATCGGGATAACCTGTCACAACGGGACAGTTATAACTATTAACGCTTCCATCCTCTTCGCTTTTTTCCAAAACTACGGAAGGATAAAATATTCTATCGACTCCCGATTCTATTAAATCGTAAATATGTCCGTTTGCTATTTTTGCAGGAAAACATATATTATCGCTCATAACCGTTCCCGAACCTTTTTCTGCAATTGACATACTTGAAGGCGAGGATAATTGAACTCTATAACCGCATTCTGTAAGTATCGTAGCCCAAAAAGGAAAATTTTGATACATATTTAAAACTCTTGGAATTCCTATAACGCCCTTTATTTTGTCAGTCGCTGGCGCTAAAGGTCTTTCAAAAAGAAGAGAAAGTTTTTTTTGCGTAATATCCATTCCGTATTTTCTTTCTTTATTTCCTTTATTTGAAAATATTCTTTCGCATTTATTTCCCGTGTAGAAAGATTTTGAATCTTTAAATTTTAATCTTGTAACCGTGCATAGATTTTCACAACCTTTACAAGTTAATTGTCTTCTTTCATAATCGTTTGCTTCCTGTAAATTATCTAAACCTATAAAAGTAGTTTTTTCATTTTTAACTTTGAAAGTGTCTAAAGAGAGCAAAGCGCAACCGTAAGCTCCCATTAATTCCGATATATCGGGACGAATTACTTTTCTATTTAAGAATTTTTCAACCGAACGAAGAACTGCCGAATTTTTGAAAGTTCCGCCTTGAACGACTATATTATCTCCCAAAATTGAAGTGTCGGTAATTTTCAATACTTTAGTAAAACAATTTAAAGTGACGCTTTTTGCAAGTCCTGCCGAAATATCCGCGACTGAAGAGCCTTCTCTTAATGATTGTTTAACTTTGCTATTCATAAATACCGTGCATCTGCTTCCCAAATCGCATGGACTAACGCTTTCGCAAGCAATATCGGCAAAATCTGCAACTTTATAACCCATTCCTCGCGCAAAAGTTTCTATAAAAGAACCGCAACCCGAAGAACAAGCTTCGTTTATTTCTATATTTTCTATTATTCCGTCTTTAATAAATATAGCTTTCATATCCTGCCCGCCAATATCGAGTATAAAGCTTACTTTTTCGTCAAACGCTTTCGCTCCTCTATAATGAGCCATAGTTTCGACAATTCCTTCATCCATATTGAAAGCCGCTTTTATTAAATCTTCTCCGTATCCTGTCACAGAAGTTCGAGCGATATTTATATTAATATTTTTTTCTTCAAGTTCCTTTTTTATTTCGGTTAATCCTTCCACAACAGCACCTACAGGATTTCCGTTATTATTTCTATAATGTCTTAAAACTACTTTTCCCTCTTCGTCTATTATAACTATTTTTGTAGTCGTTGAGCCAGAATCTATTCCTAAAAAAGTATTTTTTCCATTAACCGTTTTTACATCGGCGGATTTAACTTTATCTTTCGCATGTTCTTCAAACCAATTATTATATTCTTCTTCGCTTGAAAATAAAGCTTCTCTATGTTTTGAATTTGTTATTTTTACTTCAGCGGAAATATTTTGAACCAATTTTGTAAAAGCCGAAACGGATATTATAGTTTTATCTTCTTTTTCTCCAAAAGCCGCTCCTATAGCCGCCGTAAGTTCGGGATGCTCAATCGTATACATATCGTCTTCTGTGGCATTTAAAAGAGTTAAAAATGTCATCCTCAAATCGGGCAAGAATGTTAAAGGTCCTCCCGTAAAAAGTATTTTCGGTTTAATTTCAAAACCTTTTGCAAGAGTATTGACAGTTTGAACGGCGACAGCTTGAAATATGCTTTTTGCAATATCGGATTTTGGAATATCTCTGCTTATTAAAGTTTGAACATCTGTTTTTGCAAATACTCCGCATCTGCTCGCCATAGGATAAATTGAAGTCGCTTCTTCCGATAAAGTTGAAAGTTCGGAAGGATGAACATTTAAAAGAGTAGCCATTTGGTCTATAAAAGCTCCCGTTCCTCCCGCGCAATTCCCATTCATTCTTATATCCGCTTTGAAATTATCGTCAAATACTATAATTTTAGCGTCTTCTCCGCCTATATCTATTAAAGTTCTTCCGTAAGGATAAATTTTTCTAATTGCCGTTGAAGAAGCTATAACCTCTTGAACGAAACTTATTCCCGTTCTTTCGCTTATTCCCATTCCAGCAGTTCCCGTCATAGCAAGCGATAAATTTAAATCTCCATGTATGCTTTGCAAATTTCCAAGAATCGATAATAAAGTTTCCTTTACATCGGCATTATGTCTAACATAAGTTTTAAATATAATATTGTCGAACTCGTCATAAACAACCATTTTTGCCGTAGTCGAACCAATATCTATTCCAGCTTTATATATCTTTTTCATAATTATTATCTCCAAGTATTTTAAAATAAATCTCTATATTAAAAGCTATAAAAATTAATCTATAGCCATATTATGAATATTAACGAATACTATCTTTGTTTTATGATTTTCTATTTTCTCTTCGGGTATATAACAATATGATAGTATTACCAATATATCGTCTATTTTGGCATAGTTAACTAAATCGCCGTTTATTCCAATTATTCCCGTTTTTCTAATTCCTTTTATAACTATTGCCTCAAATCTATTATCATTATTAATATTTATAACCGATACTTTATCTCCTTCCATTATGTCGGATTTTTCCATAAGCTCTTCGTCTATTGTAATAGAATCCTTATAGTTTAAATCCGTTCTCGTTACGGTTAATCTATGTATCTTCGATTTTATGACTTCTCGCATCATAATAATCTATATTCCTTAAAATATTTAAAATATTAAATAAATATTAAATTAAAAAATATATTAAAATATTTTACTTATAGTAATAAAAAAGTCAATATGATAATTATCAATATTTATTAAGAATTATTATGATTTACTAATCGTTATCTATAAAATATGATACATTTAATACATTTTAGAATATAATATTTATTAAAAATATGCATAAAATATTGATAATAAAATATTTTTTATTATAATAATATCAAATAAATTTTTATTAAAAAAGGAGTAAAAACTATGAAGAAAAGTTTTTTCACAAGTTCTACGGGCATTATATTGTCGGGAGCGATTATAGGAGCTTTAGCCGCTTTTTTGTCCGTAAAAGGAAATCCCGCAAATATGGGAATATGCATAGCATGTTTTACAAGAGATTTGGCGGGAGCTTTGGGATTGCATAGAGCGGCGGCTGTGCAATATATAAGACCCGAAATTATTGGTATCGTTATCGGCGCTACAATATCGTCCGTTTTGTCGAAAGAGTTTGTTTCTAAAGGCGGAAGCTCTCCAGCGATAAGATTCTTTTTAGGTTTCTTCGCTATGATTGGAGCTTTGGTTTTCTTGGGTTGTCCTTGGAGAACGCTTTTAAGAATTGCTGGCGGAGATATTAACGGAATATTCGGGCTTATAGGAATAATAATCGGCGGAGGAATTGGAGTTTTCTTTTGGAAACAAAATTATTCTTTGGGAGCGTCAAAAAATTATAATAATAAATTTGTAGGATTGCTTCCCATTATAATTTCTTTGATTCTTTTAGCGTTATTATTAAGCAAAATAAAATTTTCTGAAAACGGAGCTATATTCTTTTCGGAATCTGGACCTGGAAGCATGAAAGCGCCTATAATAATATCTTTAATAGTTTCTATTATAATAGGTTTCATAGCTCAAAAATCTAGATTCTGCACAGTCGGAGGAGTAAGAGACGGAATATTTATGAAAGATTTTCACATGACTAAAGGAGTTATCGCTTTTATAGTGGCTGCGATTATAGTCAATATAGCGACAAGCCGATTTCATATTTCTATGGAAAATCAGCCTATAGCTCATACGAATATTTTATGGAATATAGTTTCTATGATATTAACGGGACTTGCATTCACTTTAGGAGCTGGTTGTCCTGGAAGACAATTAATACAATCTGCAGAAGGCAATATGGATAGTCTAATTTTTATTTTGGGAATGCTTGTTGGCGCTGGATTTTCTCATAATTTTAATTTGGCAAGCTCGACTGCGGGTCCTACAATATACGGAATATATGCCGTTATAATCGGTTTAATATTCTGCATTATTATTGGGTTTACGATGAAAGAAACTAATAATTGATATATTCGTAAATATGCAACCGTGAGTTGTTTTTATAAAGGTAGACGGTATAAAGATTATATAACGAACTTTACCGTTACTTTATATTATTAGAACTTAATCGGTAATGATAATATAAAGCGGCGGTAGAGGTTATAAAAATAGAAATTATAATTTTATAATAGTTTGATATCTAAATACCGTTAATTTTTTATATTTAAGGATTATTTATGCCTGAAATCATTAAAGTCGATACTAGAGGAATGTCATGCTCTCAAGCTTCATTTCAAGCTAAATTAGTCGCAATAAATAATACAGAATTAAATACAGTTATAGAGGTTTTGGTTAGCGGACATTCAAGTTGCGAAAGCGTTATTCGAGGATGCTTAAAATACGGTTATGAAGGAAGCTTTGAAAATATGGAAAACGAAGATATTTTGGTTAGACTTATAAAAACTTATTAATTATTCTTTAAATTAATTAGAGGACTGCCATGACAACAGCCCTCAAAATACATCTTAATCGGAGGTATGAACAAATAATTCTATATCGTTCAAAAATCACAAAACACATTAATAAAACCTAATATATATAATTAAGTAAAATTTTATATTTTTGACTTTAAAATATTAAGTGATATAATTTAAAGATAATTTTAAGTAAATTTTAATAAATAATTTTTAAAATAATGTTTTATTTGAAAGGAGAATAAATTTTATGAGTTCAGTAGAAGAGCTTGAAAAAAAAGCTAAAGCATGCAGACAGATACTTTTGAAAATGGTTTACGAATCAAAAAGCGTAGCTCATGTCGGAGGCTCTTTGTCTGCTATGGATATGGCGGTTGCCGTTTACGACAGATATATAAATTTTAAAGACAAAAATAGAGCGCGTTTTGTTTTGTCAAAAGGGCATGTAGTCGTTATGCAATACGCTATACTTGCCGAACTTGGAATAATTCCTATGGAAGAATTAACCACTCTTAAAAAAATAGGAACTCGTTTGCAAGGACATCCCGATATTAATAAAATTCCCGAAACCGAAATGAATACGGGACTTTTAGGACAAGGACTCGCCGTTGCTATGGGAATGGCTTATGCAAGAAAATTATCAAATAACGATAATAAAATATTCGCTTTATGCGGAGACGCGGAATTGCATGAAGGACAAATTTGGGAAACCGTTCAACAATCGGCTCATTTCAAATTGGATAATCTTGTCGCTATTATAGACAATAACGGACTCTCTTCTCATGACCCCGTGAATAAAGTTATAGATTTGGGTTCTTTGGAAGATAAATTCAAAAGTTTTAATTGGAATACGATAACCGTTAAAGACGGAAATAATATGAAAGAAGTTGTCGAGGCTTTGGATAAATTGGATAAATTAAGCGGAAAACCCGTAGCGATAATAATGAAAACCGTTAAAGGAAAAGGCGTTTCCACTTTAGAAAATAATCCTGATTGCCATTCTTTGACAATCGGCGATAAAGATTTTGAACAAGCTAAAAAAGATTTGGATATAAAATAAAATTTAATAAGGAATATAAATTATGATAAAAATAGAAAAAAGCTCAGCTCCGAGAGTAGTAATCGGAAAGCATTTAACAAGTTTAATTGAAAAAAATAATAAAATAATAGTAATAGACAATGATTTGGGAACTTCAACTTCTTCTGCGGATGTTGAAAAAACTTTTCCTAAAAACTTTTTGGAATTGGGAATTGGCGAGCAAAGTTCTTTAAGCGCTGCAACAGGTTTGGCTTTGGAAGGAATGTTTCCCGTTTATGTTAATTTTGCAATATTTGCAAGCGGAACTATTTGGACGCAAATAAGGCAAGCGGCTTACGCGAAAGCGAATCTTAAAATAATAGCCACTCACCCTGGACTTGACGCGGGACCAGACGGAGCGAGTCATCAGGCTACGCAGGATATGGCTTTAATGAGATGCATTCCAAATATGAATGTCATTTTGCCTTTGGACGAAAACGATGTTAAATCGGCAATCAGCTACGCTTTGAATAATAAGGGGCTTTATTATGTTAGAGTGGCGAGAGAACCTGTTCCTATAATTTATAATTCGCCCGAAGAAGCAAATTTCGACATAAAAAATAAAGAATTATATTCTACGGGAGATGATGTCGCTTTATTTTTTGACGGCTCTTCTTTCGAGCAAGCTATAGCGTCCGTCAATTTACTTGAAGAAAATAATATAAAATATCGTTTAATTCATGTTCGCTCTTTAAAACCTTTGGATGCAGACAATATTATAGAATGGGCTAAAAAAGTTAAATGCGTTATAACTTTAGAAAATCATAGCGTTATTGGAGGATTGGGAAGCGCCGTTGCGGAAGTTTTATCCGCTCATAAAGATGTCGCTCCTTTAAGAATAGTAGGCTGTAAAGATTCTTTCACAGAATCGGGAAAATCTACCGAACTTAAATTAAAATACGGAGTTTCTGCTCAAAATGTATTTGAAAAAGTTAAAGAGGTTTTGAAATAATTTTTTTAATAATCGAATGGTTTTTAATAACCGTTCGATTTTTTATTTATTTTATTATTTATTATTATTTTGGAATTTGTAAATCGATTTTTATTTTAAATGCATTATATATTTTATTAATCGTTATTTTAAATTAAAAAATTCAAATAAAAATAAATATTATAATTTGCATTTTTCTTATTTTTATTTATACTAATTTTATAATTTATATAGGCTTAATTATGTATATTATTAACGATATTAAAAATAAAATTATTAGAGATTTTAAAAATGACTAAAGTAGAAGCTATTGAATGCGTTTTAAAACAAAATGGAGGAAGCGCAAATTTAAATACTATTTATGAAAAAATTCAAAAGTTTTATCCGAAAGCAAAACAAAGTTCTGAATGGGAAGCTGGAATTCGAGGCGTTCTTTATAGAGAGATTAAAGAAGGAAATAGATTTAAGAAAATAGGAATTAGTATTTACGCATTGAAAGATTATGAAGAAAATCCTTTACCAAAATCTAACGAAAAAGTTAAAATGCATTCGTTTATGCAAGGAATTTGTTTAGAACTTGGAAATGCAAGAAATTATTTGACTTATACAGCCGACCCGTCAAAACTTTATCGAGATAATGTTTATTTGAAAGATATTGCAAATTTAAAGTCTGTTCCAAATTTTACTTATAAAGAAATTACAAACGAAATTAGACGAATTGATGTTTTATGGTTTAATAATGCAAAATATGCATTTCCGCAATGCGCTTTTGAAGTAGTCGATAGCGTTAATACTCTTAACGGAGCTTTTAATCGTTGTTTGCAACTCAAAGCATTTGCCACTAAATTTATTATAGTAGCGCCACAAATTCATTATAAAAAATTTAAACAAAAATTAGAACTTGAAATTTACCAAGATAAAAAGAATTTTTTTAAATTTGTAAATTATGATGAAATGATAGAAACCTATGAGCATGTAGTAAACGGACTAAAAAATAATAATTGGTTAATTTAAAAAATGAAAAACGATTTGGAAAATATTATAATTAAAGCGGTTAGAGATATAATTGAGAATTCAATCTCTTATAAAAAGTTAAAAGAAAAGTATAATCATAATAATGAAATGCATTTTATTAAAGTATTAGAATTATTATTTCAAAGCGTAAATATTAGGTTTTAAACTTTCATTAAAGAGCTTATAGCTTTAATTATATCTAACGAAAATAAATTTAAAATTTTAGAAGAATATAACGGAAAAAAAGAATAATAAATTTTATTTGTCGGATACCAATATAAAAAGAATAGACGATTATATTGCAAAATGCCAATACGAACATACCGCGGATTTAGAAAAAGAATTTCGCTTATTACAAAACGAGATAATAAACAATAAAGGAAATAATTTTATCGAAGTTAAATGCGATATTGATTTAATTTTTTATGGCAATAAAAATATATATTATTTAGAAATAAAATATAACGATGACCATGATACGGGAAAATTCGTAAATATAAATAAAAAATTTATCACAACTTACGGAGCGATAGCTACAGAATTAAAAAATAAAAACTTTAAAGAAACCATTATTCCTATTTTATTTTACTTTACAAATAAAAAAATGAAAGGAAATAATTACATACCCGAAAAAACGAATATAAGAAGAGGCAAAAGATTTTTTGACGAATTTCTTTCTATAAAATATGACGATTTAGA
Protein-coding regions in this window:
- a CDS encoding acyl-CoA dehydratase activase-related protein — encoded protein: MKKIYKAGIDIGSTTAKMVVYDEFDNIIFKTYVRHNADVKETLLSILGNLQSIHGDLNLSLAMTGTAGMGISERTGISFVQEVIASSTAIRKIYPYGRTLIDIGGEDAKIIVFDDNFKADIRMNGNCAGGTGAFIDQMATLLNVHPSELSTLSEEATSIYPMASRCGVFAKTDVQTLISRDIPKSDIAKSIFQAVAVQTVNTLAKGFEIKPKILFTGGPLTFLPDLRMTFLTLLNATEDDMYTIEHPELTAAIGAAFGEKEDKTIISVSAFTKLVQNISAEVKITNSKHREALFSSEEEYNNWFEEHAKDKVKSADVKTVNGKNTFLGIDSGSTTTKIVIIDEEGKVVLRHYRNNNGNPVGAVVEGLTEIKKELEEKNININIARTSVTGYGEDLIKAAFNMDEGIVETMAHYRGAKAFDEKVSFILDIGGQDMKAIFIKDGIIENIEINEACSSGCGSFIETFARGMGYKVADFADIACESVSPCDLGSRCTVFMNSKVKQSLREGSSVADISAGLAKSVTLNCFTKVLKITDTSILGDNIVVQGGTFKNSAVLRSVEKFLNRKVIRPDISELMGAYGCALLSLDTFKVKNEKTTFIGLDNLQEANDYERRQLTCKGCENLCTVTRLKFKDSKSFYTGNKCERIFSNKGNKERKYGMDITQKKLSLLFERPLAPATDKIKGVIGIPRVLNMYQNFPFWATILTECGYRVQLSSPSSMSIAEKGSGTVMSDNICFPAKIANGHIYDLIESGVDRIFYPSVVLEKSEEDGSVNSYNCPVVTGYPDVIDSSISPLTKFGIPFDAPIISFLNEDLLYKGCKAYFVNILAIDKKDFDKAFKKALKEQVRVKEELKKEGEKIIKYAKETQTPTILIVSRPYHIDPLINHKIPETIASFGINVLTEDGLDIDQSLADVQVLTQWSYPNKMFKAALWAAAQKDLKLEVIQINSFGCGPDATTSDEIKSILNSYGKNPTLIKVDEISSPGSIRLRIRSMIESMKMKGNFVYREKPERTYIKRYEKNEKRKILVPKFGYFYDPMILTLLERSGYETISLPDPDIESVELGLRYANQDICYPATIVIGDIIRAVQSGKYDTDKIAAGISQTGGQCRASNYASLIKRGLINAGYPDVPVVTVGLTVINDQPGFELSKMDMMKEGIVAMPYADAISTMYYYTAVRETKKGEALALANKYIALHPKDFSLKATDKLLKQAVVEFNAIETKDLYLPKAGLVGEIYVKYNNFANGDVCDWLMAKGVEVIVPPVFDFFVQKVISEQVNKEKHAREVSFLGYYGSKLSEKLIDARIDSINQIMSKFKGFRPAHHIRHIAENASKIISLTNQFGEAWLLPGEIATFAEEGVNNVLCLQPFGCIANHIIARGIETRLKTRYPDLNLLYLDMDAGASEVNTINRLEFFVRSAKDSISDKTVVLYDEKEEYFEERGFIKMGI
- a CDS encoding aspartate 1-decarboxylase, with translation MMREVIKSKIHRLTVTRTDLNYKDSITIDEELMEKSDIMEGDKVSVININNDNRFEAIVIKGIRKTGIIGINGDLVNYAKIDDILVILSYCYIPEEKIENHKTKIVFVNIHNMAID
- the yedE gene encoding YedE family putative selenium transporter, which encodes MKKSFFTSSTGIILSGAIIGALAAFLSVKGNPANMGICIACFTRDLAGALGLHRAAAVQYIRPEIIGIVIGATISSVLSKEFVSKGGSSPAIRFFLGFFAMIGALVFLGCPWRTLLRIAGGDINGIFGLIGIIIGGGIGVFFWKQNYSLGASKNYNNKFVGLLPIIISLILLALLLSKIKFSENGAIFFSESGPGSMKAPIIISLIVSIIIGFIAQKSRFCTVGGVRDGIFMKDFHMTKGVIAFIVAAIIVNIATSRFHISMENQPIAHTNILWNIVSMILTGLAFTLGAGCPGRQLIQSAEGNMDSLIFILGMLVGAGFSHNFNLASSTAGPTIYGIYAVIIGLIFCIIIGFTMKETNN
- a CDS encoding sulfurtransferase TusA family protein, translated to MPEIIKVDTRGMSCSQASFQAKLVAINNTELNTVIEVLVSGHSSCESVIRGCLKYGYEGSFENMENEDILVRLIKTY
- a CDS encoding transketolase, whose protein sequence is MSSVEELEKKAKACRQILLKMVYESKSVAHVGGSLSAMDMAVAVYDRYINFKDKNRARFVLSKGHVVVMQYAILAELGIIPMEELTTLKKIGTRLQGHPDINKIPETEMNTGLLGQGLAVAMGMAYARKLSNNDNKIFALCGDAELHEGQIWETVQQSAHFKLDNLVAIIDNNGLSSHDPVNKVIDLGSLEDKFKSFNWNTITVKDGNNMKEVVEALDKLDKLSGKPVAIIMKTVKGKGVSTLENNPDCHSLTIGDKDFEQAKKDLDIK
- a CDS encoding transketolase family protein, whose protein sequence is MIKIEKSSAPRVVIGKHLTSLIEKNNKIIVIDNDLGTSTSSADVEKTFPKNFLELGIGEQSSLSAATGLALEGMFPVYVNFAIFASGTIWTQIRQAAYAKANLKIIATHPGLDAGPDGASHQATQDMALMRCIPNMNVILPLDENDVKSAISYALNNKGLYYVRVAREPVPIIYNSPEEANFDIKNKELYSTGDDVALFFDGSSFEQAIASVNLLEENNIKYRLIHVRSLKPLDADNIIEWAKKVKCVITLENHSVIGGLGSAVAEVLSAHKDVAPLRIVGCKDSFTESGKSTELKLKYGVSAQNVFEKVKEVLK
- a CDS encoding HinfI family type II restriction enzyme gives rise to the protein MSDTNIKRIDDYIAKCQYEHTADLEKEFRLLQNEIINNKGNNFIEVKCDIDLIFYGNKNIYYLEIKYNDDHDTGKFVNINKKFITTYGAIATELKNKNFKETIIPILFYFTNKKMKGNNYIPEKTNIRRGKRFFDEFLSIKYDDLEKCLSNISENKKNIEIFDELYKKIMDI